The Acidobacteriota bacterium genome includes a region encoding these proteins:
- a CDS encoding indole-3-glycerol phosphate synthase TrpC, with amino-acid sequence MSEVPDILRRICDQRRRRVAAGDQGVQPGPACVSAAPGLAPDAPGRRFLDAISERRGSAVIGEIKMGSPKLGDLRGRFDPVGRAATYRSAGAACLSVVVEPDHFYGSYELLADCIAASGLPAVAKDFVVSDAQVAWARDAGASAVLLIAALYDPPELRRLARLARDLGLVPLIETHDDADFEKLRGADSPEWELVGINNRDLRTFEVDLERSADRIGRLPSSALKVAESGIHSGADVTKLRQAGFDAFLIGERLVLSGDPAAALAELTGEQATSGVTR; translated from the coding sequence GTGTCCGAAGTACCCGACATCCTGCGGCGCATCTGCGATCAGCGTCGCCGGCGTGTGGCCGCTGGCGACCAGGGCGTTCAGCCGGGACCTGCTTGCGTGTCCGCAGCCCCGGGTCTCGCGCCCGACGCCCCCGGCCGCCGATTCCTCGACGCGATCTCCGAGCGCCGGGGGAGCGCCGTGATCGGCGAGATCAAGATGGGATCTCCGAAGCTGGGAGACCTGCGAGGGCGGTTCGATCCGGTCGGCCGCGCCGCGACCTACCGGTCCGCCGGAGCCGCCTGCCTCTCCGTGGTCGTCGAGCCGGACCACTTCTACGGCAGCTACGAGCTGCTCGCGGACTGCATCGCCGCCTCGGGCCTGCCCGCGGTGGCGAAGGACTTCGTCGTCTCCGATGCGCAGGTCGCCTGGGCGCGGGACGCCGGCGCCTCCGCGGTGCTGCTGATCGCGGCGCTCTACGACCCGCCGGAGTTGCGCCGGCTGGCGCGGCTCGCCCGTGACCTGGGCCTCGTGCCCCTGATCGAGACCCACGACGACGCGGACTTCGAGAAGCTGCGAGGCGCCGACTCCCCGGAGTGGGAGCTGGTGGGAATCAACAACCGCGACCTGCGCACGTTCGAGGTCGACCTGGAGCGCAGCGCCGACCGCATCGGCCGGCTTCCGTCTTCGGCGCTCAAGGTCGCCGAGTCGGGCATTCACTCGGGCGCCGATGTCACGAAACTCCGGCAAGCCGGCTTCGACGCTTTCCTGATCGGCGAGCGGCTCGTGCTGTCCGGCGATCCCGCCGCCGCACTCGCGGAACTCACTGGTGAGCAGGCAACGTCGGGGGTGACCCGATGA
- a CDS encoding PIN domain-containing protein, with protein MPADFFLDTNIFVYTFDQRDPEKQALARNLVERALGTGEGVVSSQVVQEFLNVALRKFERPLSDEQALRYLRDVLDPLCSVFPSISLYETALSLHRRWRFSFYDSLIVAAALESNCNVLYSEDLQDGQEIESLTVANPF; from the coding sequence ATGCCCGCTGACTTCTTCCTCGACACCAACATCTTCGTCTACACCTTCGATCAACGCGACCCGGAAAAGCAGGCTCTCGCTCGCAACCTGGTGGAGCGTGCATTGGGGACCGGCGAGGGAGTGGTCAGTTCCCAGGTCGTGCAGGAGTTCCTGAACGTTGCCCTACGGAAGTTCGAGCGCCCTCTCTCGGACGAACAGGCGCTTCGCTACCTGCGGGACGTGCTGGATCCGCTGTGCTCTGTCTTCCCCAGCATCTCCCTCTACGAAACGGCCCTCTCCCTCCACCGGCGGTGGCGATTCAGCTTCTACGATTCGCTGATCGTCGCGGCGGCCCTGGAGTCGAACTGCAACGTGCTCTACAGCGAAGACCTGCAGGACGGCCAGGAGATCGAATCGCTGACCGTCGCCAACCCATTCTGA
- a CDS encoding chorismate-binding protein, whose protein sequence is MSRPAAAIAHTREFLADTSTPLGVYRKLTAAAEADAGARRFLLESITGGEHVSRYSFLGARPSQVCRVYLDRLETEDLRNGGGIEIETGEPLPKLRRLLDGVSADPAPPLPFGGGWLGAFGFDAIRLAEPCLVDHAAGRPPDPFGLPIAILARYDDVLVFDHARQRIVAVANEIEGESTAADARERLDALQAVLESRGEAATAARVEDRGVKAETADPTLSDEDYFAVVNRAKEYIAAGDIFQVVLARRWALDLDVAPTTVYRALRLVNPSPYMVLFESPEVSLIGASPEMLVRRTGRRLEMRPIAGTRPRGRTAAEDRVLAEELMDDPKECAEHVMLVDLGRNDLGRVASPGAVSVEEFMVIEQYSDVMHIVSSVEAEQADGAGSGAGSALDALLACLPAGTLSGAPKIRAVEIIDELEPEARGMYGGSVGYFSFGGDMDTCITIRTLAITNGEASITAGGGIVADSDPVREAQETRDKAAALLRAVALARELEGRA, encoded by the coding sequence GTGAGTCGTCCCGCCGCCGCCATCGCCCACACGCGCGAGTTCCTGGCCGACACGTCGACGCCGCTCGGCGTCTACCGCAAGCTCACCGCGGCCGCGGAGGCGGACGCCGGGGCCCGGCGTTTTCTGCTCGAGAGCATCACCGGCGGCGAGCACGTCTCCCGGTACAGCTTCCTCGGCGCGCGTCCCTCGCAGGTCTGCCGCGTGTACCTCGATCGGCTGGAGACCGAGGACCTCCGGAATGGCGGCGGTATCGAGATCGAAACCGGCGAGCCGCTGCCGAAACTGCGGCGCCTGCTCGACGGCGTGAGCGCCGACCCCGCGCCGCCTTTGCCGTTCGGGGGCGGTTGGCTCGGCGCCTTCGGCTTCGACGCGATCCGGCTCGCCGAGCCGTGCCTCGTCGATCACGCGGCCGGCCGACCGCCGGACCCGTTCGGTCTGCCGATCGCGATCCTCGCTCGCTACGACGACGTGCTCGTATTCGATCACGCCCGGCAGCGGATCGTTGCGGTTGCAAACGAGATCGAGGGCGAGAGCACGGCCGCCGACGCCAGGGAGCGGCTTGACGCGCTGCAGGCGGTCCTCGAGAGTCGGGGTGAGGCGGCCACAGCGGCTCGGGTCGAGGACAGGGGAGTCAAGGCGGAGACCGCCGACCCCACCCTCAGCGACGAGGACTACTTCGCTGTCGTCAACAGGGCGAAGGAGTACATCGCCGCGGGAGACATCTTCCAGGTCGTGCTTGCCCGCCGCTGGGCGCTCGACCTGGACGTCGCGCCGACGACCGTGTACAGGGCGTTGCGGCTGGTCAACCCGTCGCCCTACATGGTGCTCTTCGAGTCGCCCGAGGTGTCGCTGATCGGCGCGTCGCCCGAGATGCTCGTGCGGCGGACGGGCCGGCGGCTGGAGATGCGGCCGATCGCGGGGACTCGCCCGCGCGGGCGAACCGCTGCCGAGGACCGGGTTCTCGCGGAGGAGCTCATGGACGATCCGAAGGAGTGCGCCGAGCACGTGATGCTGGTCGACCTCGGCCGCAACGACCTCGGCCGGGTCGCCTCTCCCGGCGCGGTCTCGGTCGAGGAGTTCATGGTGATCGAGCAGTACAGCGACGTGATGCACATCGTCAGCTCGGTCGAAGCCGAGCAGGCGGACGGCGCCGGAAGTGGTGCGGGGTCCGCCCTCGACGCCCTTCTGGCCTGTCTGCCTGCCGGCACTCTCTCCGGGGCGCCGAAGATCCGCGCGGTGGAGATCATCGACGAGCTCGAGCCGGAGGCTCGCGGCATGTACGGCGGCTCCGTCGGCTACTTCTCATTCGGCGGCGACATGGACACCTGCATCACGATCCGTACCCTGGCGATTACGAACGGCGAGGCGTCGATCACCGCCGGAGGCGGCATCGTCGCCGACTCGGACCCGGTGCGGGAAGCGCAGGAGACCCGTGACAAGGCCGCGGCGCTCTTGCGGGCGGTGGCCCTGGCGCGGGAGCTCGAGGGCCGGGCATGA
- a CDS encoding aminodeoxychorismate/anthranilate synthase component II, which translates to MILVIDNYDSFTYNLVQMLGGIGAELEVVRNDVETVPELLARRPDGIVLSPGPGRPEDAGVCIDLLRARPDVPLLGVCLGHQALGSAFGGTVSRARVLMHGKTSEVEHGGVGVLAGLPSPFVATRYHSLAVEEDSLPGTLEPLAWSEDGTLMAMRHRELPYWGVQFHPESVLTDTGPDLLQNFLDICEAADD; encoded by the coding sequence ATGATCCTCGTCATCGACAACTACGACTCCTTCACCTACAACCTGGTCCAGATGCTGGGCGGGATCGGCGCGGAGCTGGAGGTGGTGCGCAACGACGTCGAGACCGTGCCCGAGCTGCTTGCGAGGAGGCCGGACGGCATCGTCCTGTCTCCGGGCCCGGGCCGGCCGGAGGACGCGGGCGTCTGCATCGACCTCCTGCGGGCACGCCCCGATGTGCCGCTCCTCGGCGTCTGCCTCGGGCACCAGGCGCTGGGGTCGGCGTTCGGCGGCACCGTGAGCAGGGCCAGAGTGCTGATGCACGGCAAGACTTCCGAAGTCGAGCACGGCGGTGTCGGCGTGCTCGCCGGCCTGCCGTCGCCCTTCGTCGCCACCCGCTACCACTCGCTGGCGGTCGAAGAGGACAGCCTGCCCGGGACACTGGAACCGCTGGCCTGGAGCGAGGACGGCACACTCATGGCAATGCGCCACCGCGAGCTGCCGTACTGGGGCGTGCAGTTCCACCCGGAATCAGTGCTCACCGATACCGGGCCGGACCTGCTGCAGAACTTTCTGGACATCTGTGAGGCAGCCGATGACTGA
- the hisIE gene encoding bifunctional phosphoribosyl-AMP cyclohydrolase/phosphoribosyl-ATP diphosphatase HisIE, with product MTETTIDPATLMYDDRGLLPVVVQDVLSGAVLMLAYANREAVELTLSTREAHFFSRSRQELWRKGATSGNTLAVVEVLQDCDRDALLVRALPAGPACHLYTRSCFEPNAAEFELGWLRRVLAERSEAAPEESYTARLLDQGVDRIARKVAEEAGETVIAGVRADAEPDSAGRRNDLAAEAADLAYHLLVLLQATGVELGDVAAELGRRHRGAGGASS from the coding sequence GTGACCGAAACGACGATCGACCCGGCGACGCTCATGTACGACGACCGGGGCCTGCTGCCCGTCGTCGTCCAGGACGTGCTCTCGGGCGCGGTGCTGATGCTCGCCTACGCCAACCGGGAGGCGGTGGAACTCACGCTCTCCACCCGCGAGGCCCACTTCTTCAGCCGGTCGCGGCAGGAGCTGTGGCGCAAGGGCGCGACCTCGGGCAACACCCTCGCGGTGGTCGAAGTGCTCCAGGACTGCGACCGGGACGCCCTGCTGGTGCGGGCGCTGCCGGCCGGGCCGGCCTGCCACCTCTACACACGGAGCTGCTTCGAGCCGAACGCGGCCGAGTTCGAACTCGGCTGGCTTCGGCGCGTGCTCGCCGAGCGGTCGGAGGCGGCGCCGGAGGAGAGCTACACGGCGCGTCTCCTCGACCAGGGAGTCGACCGGATTGCGCGCAAGGTCGCGGAGGAAGCGGGCGAGACGGTGATTGCCGGCGTAAGGGCCGACGCGGAGCCGGATTCGGCCGGGCGTCGGAACGACCTCGCGGCCGAAGCCGCCGATCTCGCCTACCACCTGCTCGTGTTGCTGCAGGCGACCGGCGTCGAGCTCGGCGACGTTGCTGCCGAGTTGGGCCGCCGCCACCGCGGCGCGGGGGGGGCGTCGTCGTGA
- the trpA gene encoding tryptophan synthase subunit alpha, which yields MSPLRKGNSSDGEIAAAFSRCSRGKRSAFIPFLVAGDPSLEATPDLLRALVAGGADVIELGVAFSDPIADGPTIQRASHRALTAGSSLSAVLGIVERHREELGVPIVLFTYYNPVHARGVEVFAAQAADSGVDGVLCVDLPPDEGLRELQPALGERGVDSIYLIAATSTRERIDRAAASSNGFVYYTARSDVTGERDELIPTLAREVKRVRRRVRLPVAVGFGISTPEQVAEVAQVAHGVVVGSSLVRLVEENAAEADLAARLERRVGELTAPLLR from the coding sequence ATGAGCCCCCTTCGCAAGGGTAACTCGAGCGACGGCGAGATTGCGGCGGCCTTCTCCCGCTGTTCGCGCGGGAAGCGTTCGGCCTTCATCCCGTTCCTGGTGGCCGGTGACCCGTCCCTCGAGGCCACCCCCGACCTGCTGCGCGCCCTGGTCGCCGGCGGCGCCGACGTGATCGAACTCGGGGTCGCCTTCAGCGATCCGATCGCCGACGGGCCGACGATCCAGCGTGCCTCGCATCGGGCGCTCACAGCGGGCTCGTCGCTCAGCGCGGTGCTGGGGATCGTCGAGCGGCACCGGGAGGAGCTCGGGGTACCGATCGTCCTGTTCACGTACTACAACCCGGTCCACGCCCGGGGCGTCGAGGTGTTCGCCGCCCAGGCCGCCGACAGCGGCGTCGACGGGGTGCTGTGCGTCGATCTGCCGCCGGACGAGGGCCTGCGCGAACTGCAGCCGGCGTTGGGCGAACGAGGCGTCGATTCGATCTACCTGATCGCGGCCACCAGCACCCGGGAACGGATCGATCGGGCCGCGGCGTCGTCGAACGGTTTCGTCTACTACACCGCCCGCTCCGACGTGACGGGCGAGCGCGATGAACTGATCCCCACCCTGGCGCGGGAAGTCAAGCGCGTGCGCCGGCGGGTGCGCCTTCCGGTCGCGGTCGGTTTCGGTATCTCCACCCCCGAGCAGGTCGCGGAAGTGGCCCAGGTCGCCCACGGCGTCGTCGTCGGCAGCTCCCTGGTGCGGCTGGTCGAGGAGAACGCCGCCGAAGCGGATCTGGCGGCACGGCTCGAACGTCGGGTCGGCGAACTGACGGCACCGTTGCTCCGCTGA
- the hisH gene encoding imidazole glycerol phosphate synthase subunit HisH, which yields MTGTEVAVIDAGVGNIGNLVRALRHLGAEVGITCDPATIRASRCLVLPGVGAFRPPRERLRGAPEEAIRIALERGACLLGICIGYQLLFDSSEEFGTTDGLGLLGGRVTELPGGVPLPHIGWNRVFGIAEHPLLEGSTEDDHYYFVHSFAPEGVPEQSVLGRCRHGRSFPAITGHGRVAGTQFHPEKSGAVGLRLLRNYLAWAQELEGGAHEGGNCATPAGD from the coding sequence ATGACCGGCACGGAAGTGGCTGTGATCGACGCCGGGGTCGGCAACATCGGCAACCTGGTGCGGGCGCTCCGGCATCTGGGCGCCGAGGTCGGGATCACCTGCGATCCAGCGACGATTCGTGCTTCCCGCTGCCTCGTGCTACCTGGCGTCGGCGCCTTCCGCCCGCCGCGCGAGAGGCTGCGCGGCGCGCCCGAAGAGGCGATCCGGATCGCGCTGGAACGGGGCGCCTGCCTGCTTGGCATCTGCATCGGCTACCAGCTGCTGTTTGACAGCAGCGAGGAGTTCGGGACGACGGACGGTCTTGGCCTGCTCGGCGGGCGGGTCACCGAGCTGCCGGGTGGCGTGCCCCTGCCGCACATCGGCTGGAACCGCGTCTTCGGTATCGCGGAGCACCCCCTGCTCGAAGGCAGCACCGAGGACGATCACTACTACTTCGTCCACTCGTTCGCGCCCGAGGGCGTACCGGAGCAGTCGGTGCTCGGACGCTGCCGTCACGGCCGGAGCTTCCCCGCGATCACCGGCCACGGACGGGTCGCGGGTACCCAGTTTCATCCCGAGAAGAGCGGCGCCGTCGGCCTGCGGCTGCTGCGCAACTATCTGGCCTGGGCCCAGGAACTCGAAGGCGGCGCCCATGAAGGAGGCAACTGTGCAACTCCTGCCGGCGATTGA
- a CDS encoding phosphoribosylanthranilate isomerase has protein sequence MKVKICGVTTSADALLAVDLGADFVGLNFYRPSPRWIDIAQAAAIRRAVGDRARAVGIFVNPTREELETIDRRVGLDFLQFSGDESPELVAEFSDRAIRVRRVGGAAARDAGIPDEDSWAVLIDRAHDRLYGGSGESWDYAAAAGFVSSPAAGGRPRRVFIAGGVHPGNVAQVAAAVPGAYAVDTCSGVEVSPGLKDRVKLERLFANLAQGVAR, from the coding sequence ATGAAGGTCAAGATCTGCGGCGTCACGACCTCCGCGGACGCCCTGCTCGCCGTCGACCTGGGCGCGGACTTCGTCGGCCTCAACTTCTATCGACCGAGCCCCCGCTGGATCGACATCGCGCAGGCGGCCGCGATCCGTCGCGCCGTGGGGGACCGCGCCCGTGCGGTCGGCATCTTCGTGAACCCCACGCGCGAAGAGCTCGAGACGATCGACCGCCGGGTCGGCCTGGACTTCCTCCAGTTCAGCGGCGACGAGAGCCCGGAACTGGTCGCCGAGTTCAGCGACCGCGCGATCCGGGTCCGGCGCGTCGGCGGCGCCGCCGCAAGGGACGCCGGGATTCCCGACGAGGACTCCTGGGCGGTCCTGATCGACCGCGCCCACGACCGCCTGTATGGCGGTTCCGGAGAGAGCTGGGATTACGCCGCGGCGGCCGGCTTCGTCTCATCGCCCGCCGCTGGCGGCAGGCCGCGCCGCGTGTTCATCGCCGGCGGCGTCCACCCCGGCAACGTCGCCCAGGTCGCTGCCGCGGTCCCCGGCGCCTACGCCGTCGACACCTGTTCGGGTGTCGAGGTCTCGCCCGGCCTCAAGGACCGCGTCAAGCTGGAGCGACTGTTCGCCAACCTCGCACAGGGAGTAGCACGATGA
- the trpD gene encoding anthranilate phosphoribosyltransferase: MTELDLSALLRTAIAGEDLPATTVEELFGRLMDGELSEVWKSAFLVALAAKGESVGEIAGAARAMRARAARVAHTSSGVIDTCGTGGDGRGTFNISTAAALVAAAGGARVAKHGNRAVSSRSGSADVLAALGVRLSGYTEPLGRCLDEVGIVFLFAPMLHPAMAQVMPVRKELGVRTLFNVLGPLTNPAGAKRQLIGVFAPDLVEPIGRVLLELGSEHAFVVHGDGLDEMTTTGTTAVAEVRSGEVSLYEVRPGDFGIAEASPEDLVGGEPELNVELMRGVLGGGGGALADITCLNAGAALYVAGRADSLTAGVAAAFEIQRSGAAATKLEALVGWTGWDD; encoded by the coding sequence ATGACTGAACTGGACCTATCAGCCCTCCTGCGAACGGCGATCGCCGGCGAGGATCTTCCCGCGACAACGGTGGAGGAGCTCTTCGGCCGCCTGATGGACGGCGAGCTCTCCGAGGTGTGGAAGAGCGCGTTCCTGGTCGCCCTGGCGGCCAAGGGCGAGTCGGTGGGCGAGATCGCGGGCGCCGCCCGCGCGATGCGAGCACGCGCGGCGCGGGTCGCGCACACGAGTTCCGGTGTGATCGACACGTGCGGCACGGGCGGCGACGGCCGCGGCACGTTCAACATCTCGACCGCGGCCGCCCTGGTGGCGGCGGCGGGGGGCGCGCGAGTGGCCAAGCATGGCAATCGGGCCGTCTCGAGCCGCTCCGGCTCGGCCGACGTGCTCGCCGCGCTGGGCGTGCGGCTCTCCGGCTACACGGAGCCGCTGGGGCGTTGCCTCGACGAGGTCGGCATCGTGTTCCTGTTCGCACCGATGCTGCACCCTGCGATGGCGCAGGTCATGCCGGTGCGCAAGGAACTCGGCGTGCGCACGCTCTTCAACGTGCTCGGGCCCCTGACGAATCCGGCGGGGGCGAAGAGGCAGTTGATCGGCGTCTTCGCGCCCGATCTGGTCGAACCGATCGGGCGCGTGCTACTCGAACTCGGCAGCGAGCACGCCTTCGTCGTCCACGGCGACGGGCTGGACGAGATGACGACCACCGGAACGACCGCGGTCGCCGAGGTTCGGAGCGGCGAGGTCAGCCTGTACGAAGTCCGTCCGGGCGACTTCGGCATCGCGGAAGCGTCGCCGGAGGATCTGGTCGGTGGCGAACCCGAGTTGAACGTCGAACTGATGCGCGGGGTACTCGGTGGCGGCGGAGGAGCCCTTGCCGACATCACGTGTCTCAACGCCGGAGCCGCTCTCTACGTCGCGGGACGGGCCGACAGTCTGACCGCCGGCGTAGCCGCCGCGTTCGAGATCCAGCGCTCGGGAGCGGCGGCCACGAAGCTCGAGGCACTGGTCGGCTGGACTGGCTGGGACGACTGA
- the trpB gene encoding tryptophan synthase subunit beta — MKVRTPLAADVLAPDEGGRYGVYGGRYAPETLMAPLEELSRAYDRLRRKRSFTRRLRHLLEHYVGRPTPLYFAERLTEQLGGARIYLKREDLLHTGAHKINNALGQVLLAREMGKTRIIAETGAGQHGVATATAAALLGLDCVVYMGEEDMRRQRLNVYRMQLLGAEVVAVDAGSQTLKDAINEAFRDWVASFADTHYVLGTVTGPEPYPRMVRQFHSVIGAEARRQLRRLAGTADPDVAVACVGGGSNAMGLFSAFLDRPDVLLVGVEAGGRGPALGDHAARFAGGTLGVLHGARTLVLQDEEGQVVGTHSVSAGLDYPAVGPEHVFLHEHGQIEFTSATDQEAIDAFHLLSATEGILPALESAHAIAEVERRAPGMDGDQVILVNLSGRGDKDVESVLEYDA; from the coding sequence ATGAAGGTAAGAACACCCCTCGCCGCCGACGTCCTGGCGCCGGACGAGGGCGGCCGCTACGGGGTCTACGGCGGCCGCTACGCTCCCGAGACCCTGATGGCGCCGCTTGAGGAGTTGAGCCGCGCCTACGACCGGCTGCGGCGGAAGCGTTCCTTCACGCGGCGGCTTCGCCATCTGCTGGAGCACTACGTCGGCCGCCCGACGCCGCTCTACTTTGCCGAGCGATTGACCGAGCAGCTCGGCGGCGCGCGCATCTATCTGAAGCGTGAGGACCTGCTCCACACCGGCGCGCACAAGATCAACAACGCCCTGGGCCAGGTGCTGCTGGCCAGGGAGATGGGCAAGACGCGGATCATCGCCGAGACCGGCGCCGGCCAGCACGGCGTCGCCACCGCGACCGCGGCGGCTCTCCTGGGCCTCGACTGCGTCGTCTACATGGGCGAGGAGGACATGCGGCGCCAGCGCCTGAACGTCTACCGGATGCAGCTTCTTGGCGCCGAGGTGGTGGCGGTCGACGCCGGCAGCCAGACGCTCAAGGACGCGATCAACGAGGCGTTCCGCGACTGGGTGGCCAGCTTTGCGGATACCCACTACGTCCTTGGCACGGTCACGGGGCCGGAGCCCTACCCGCGCATGGTCCGGCAGTTCCACAGCGTGATCGGAGCCGAGGCGCGGCGCCAGTTGCGCCGTCTCGCGGGCACGGCGGATCCGGACGTGGCGGTCGCCTGCGTCGGCGGCGGCAGCAACGCGATGGGCCTGTTCTCCGCCTTCCTCGATCGGCCGGATGTACTGCTGGTCGGCGTCGAGGCGGGTGGCCGGGGGCCGGCCCTGGGCGATCACGCGGCGCGCTTCGCGGGCGGCACGCTCGGGGTGCTCCACGGTGCGCGGACGCTGGTGCTTCAGGACGAGGAGGGCCAGGTCGTCGGCACCCACTCGGTGTCGGCGGGACTCGACTACCCCGCGGTCGGACCCGAGCACGTGTTCCTGCACGAACACGGGCAGATCGAGTTCACCTCGGCCACCGACCAGGAGGCGATCGACGCCTTCCACCTCCTGTCGGCGACCGAAGGCATCCTGCCGGCGCTCGAGTCGGCGCACGCGATAGCCGAAGTCGAGCGGCGCGCGCCCGGGATGGACGGCGACCAGGTCATTCTCGTCAACCTCTCGGGCCGCGGCGACAAGGACGTCGAGTCCGTCCTGGAGTACGACGCATGA
- the hisF gene encoding imidazole glycerol phosphate synthase subunit HisF, whose translation MRATIEPTGLTRRIIPCLDVAAGRVVKGVQFKNLTDHGDPTEAAARYAAEGADEIVFLDITAAPERRDTDLDWVRRTAEQVFIPLSVGGGVRSVDDGRRLLLAGADKLGINTAAVAEPELLTRLAERFGSQCVVLSVDAKRRDDDAAGNGPRWEVVTHGGRTPTGLDALEWIEEGIERGAGEILLTSIDSDGTKEGYDLELLRRASALSPVPVIASGGAGTLEHLGDALDTGAAAVLAASIFHQSTYSVGAVKEYLDRRYPIRIQTGVTA comes from the coding sequence ATGAGAGCCACGATCGAGCCGACCGGCCTCACCCGGCGCATCATCCCCTGCCTGGATGTGGCCGCCGGGCGGGTCGTCAAGGGAGTGCAGTTCAAGAACCTCACCGACCATGGCGACCCGACGGAGGCCGCCGCGCGCTATGCCGCCGAGGGGGCCGACGAGATCGTCTTCCTCGACATCACCGCCGCGCCCGAGCGGCGCGACACGGACCTCGACTGGGTGCGGCGGACCGCGGAGCAGGTGTTCATCCCGCTCAGCGTCGGCGGCGGCGTGCGCAGCGTGGACGACGGACGCCGCCTGCTCCTCGCCGGCGCGGACAAGCTGGGGATCAACACGGCCGCGGTTGCCGAACCGGAGTTGCTCACCAGGCTCGCCGAGCGGTTCGGGAGCCAGTGCGTCGTGCTCTCGGTCGACGCGAAGCGGCGCGACGACGATGCGGCCGGCAACGGTCCAAGGTGGGAGGTCGTCACCCACGGCGGCCGCACGCCGACCGGTCTCGACGCGCTGGAGTGGATCGAGGAAGGAATCGAGAGGGGTGCCGGCGAGATCCTGCTCACCAGCATCGACAGCGACGGTACGAAGGAGGGTTACGACCTGGAACTGCTCCGCAGGGCATCGGCGCTGTCGCCGGTGCCGGTCATCGCTTCCGGCGGCGCTGGAACCCTCGAACACCTGGGCGATGCTCTGGATACAGGCGCCGCGGCGGTGCTGGCGGCGTCGATCTTTCACCAGTCCACGTACTCGGTCGGCGCGGTCAAGGAGTATCTCGACCGCCGCTATCCGATCCGCATTCAGACAGGAGTCACAGCGTGA
- a CDS encoding 1-(5-phosphoribosyl)-5-[(5-phosphoribosylamino)methylideneamino] imidazole-4-carboxamide isomerase: MKEATVQLLPAIDLRGGQVVRLERGDDGRRTVYDADPSGALQRYCEAGVSRIHVVDLDAAFGDSPQRDVVQELARRAAEGGRAGIQLGGGLRDREAVEWAFGAGCEQAVVTSLIVRDFDAFAGLCRDYPGRMVAALDMDGGEVRLAGWTESADRSPAALCVQLADLPIAAVLVTDISRDGMMKGPNIDLACRIGDLAGAPAILSGGVRSAADLEAAARRPEIEAAIVGRALYDGSLGLDEAIEACGSVR, translated from the coding sequence ATGAAGGAGGCAACTGTGCAACTCCTGCCGGCGATTGACTTACGCGGCGGCCAGGTCGTTCGTCTCGAGCGCGGCGACGACGGGCGGCGGACGGTGTACGACGCCGATCCGTCGGGCGCGCTCCAGCGCTACTGCGAGGCGGGGGTGTCCCGCATCCACGTCGTCGACCTGGACGCGGCGTTCGGCGATTCGCCGCAGCGGGACGTCGTCCAGGAACTCGCGCGGCGGGCGGCGGAGGGCGGTCGCGCCGGCATCCAGCTCGGCGGCGGCCTGCGCGACCGCGAGGCGGTCGAGTGGGCCTTCGGGGCCGGCTGCGAGCAGGCCGTCGTGACCTCGCTCATCGTGCGTGACTTCGACGCCTTCGCCGGTCTCTGCCGCGACTACCCGGGACGCATGGTGGCGGCACTCGACATGGACGGCGGCGAGGTCCGGCTGGCGGGCTGGACCGAGTCGGCCGACCGGTCGCCGGCCGCGCTCTGCGTCCAGCTCGCGGATCTGCCGATCGCCGCGGTCCTGGTCACCGACATCTCGCGCGACGGGATGATGAAGGGGCCGAACATCGACCTCGCGTGCCGGATTGGCGACCTGGCCGGGGCGCCGGCGATCCTCTCGGGCGGCGTGCGTTCGGCGGCCGATCTCGAAGCCGCGGCGCGGCGGCCGGAGATCGAAGCCGCGATTGTCGGTCGGGCGCTCTACGACGGTTCGCTCGGTTTGGACGAGGCGATCGAAGCCTGCGGGAGCGTGCGATGA